The Gemmata palustris genome includes a region encoding these proteins:
- a CDS encoding WD40 repeat domain-containing protein, protein MRFLTSRMRVVDQVAFARDGRRLFAAGTNVPDLRYEPNNRGIDVWDLAGGPAPVSQLLADQLIAGFAVNPAGRWLYVGTGYDYPDEHTSAYFAIDLTNGAVTRLGWSGGNSFVLDTHPSGEWFVGHVYRTDWRTRRLVRWRQLPADAPTEDWEIAPSASRFSTSQIACAPTEELIVTHDIESGIAVRDQVYELVTRDPGTGQVRGKIPIPGRTVNQLLFSPDGASLVVRGGPSLLVWDARDLARKPQKIRGAGRGHFTGVAFDPTGRYLAAASNDQSVNVYETATWGLARSFAWDIGRMRSVAFSPDGLLMAAGSDVGQIVLWDIDL, encoded by the coding sequence ATGCGGTTCCTAACCAGCCGGATGCGGGTCGTCGATCAGGTGGCGTTCGCCCGCGATGGCCGGCGGCTGTTTGCGGCGGGGACCAACGTTCCCGACCTCCGCTACGAACCCAACAACCGGGGCATCGACGTCTGGGACCTGGCCGGCGGACCGGCCCCGGTCTCGCAACTGCTCGCCGACCAACTGATTGCCGGGTTCGCGGTCAACCCGGCGGGTCGGTGGCTCTACGTCGGGACCGGGTACGATTACCCGGACGAGCACACGTCGGCGTATTTTGCGATCGACCTGACGAACGGGGCCGTGACCCGGTTGGGGTGGAGCGGCGGGAACTCGTTCGTCCTGGACACGCACCCCTCCGGCGAGTGGTTCGTCGGGCACGTTTACAGGACGGATTGGCGCACGAGACGACTCGTCCGCTGGCGCCAATTACCCGCCGACGCACCGACCGAGGACTGGGAGATCGCGCCGTCCGCGAGTCGCTTCTCCACCTCACAGATCGCGTGCGCCCCGACCGAAGAGCTTATCGTCACCCACGACATCGAGAGCGGTATCGCCGTTCGGGACCAGGTGTACGAACTGGTGACCCGCGATCCCGGCACCGGGCAGGTTCGTGGGAAGATCCCGATCCCCGGGCGGACCGTGAATCAACTCCTGTTTTCCCCGGACGGCGCGAGCCTCGTCGTTCGGGGTGGGCCGTCGTTGTTGGTCTGGGACGCGCGCGACCTCGCCCGCAAGCCGCAGAAGATTCGCGGGGCGGGGCGGGGGCACTTCACGGGGGTGGCGTTCGACCCGACGGGGCGCTACCTCGCGGCCGCGAGTAACGACCAGAGCGTGAACGTGTACGAGACCGCGACGTGGGGCCTCGCGCGGTCGTTCGCCTGGGACATCGGCCGGATGCGGTCCGTCGCGTTCAGCCCCGACGGGCTACTCATGGCGGCGGGGAGCGATGTTGGCCAGATCGTTCTCTGGGACATTGATTTGTAG